The DNA window CCTCCTCGGTGGTGCCCGGGTACGTGGTGGACTCCAGGATGAAGAGCTGCCCCCGGCGCACGTAGGGAGAGAGCGATTCACCCGTCTGGATGATGTAGCTCATGTCCGGCTCACGCGAGGCAGTCAGCGGCGTGGGCACGCAGATGATGACGCAGTCCAAGTCCTTCGACTTCGAGAAGTCCGCCGTGGCCTTCAGCTTCCCCGCCTTGCTCAGCTCCGCGAGCGGCGCGCTGGGGATGTGCTTGATGTAGCTCTCCCCCTTCTCGATTTTGTCGATCTTTCGCCGGTCGACATCGAGCCCCATCACCGGGAAGCCCGCCTCCGCGAAGGCCATTCCCAAGGGAAGACCGACGTACCCCAACCCCACCACCCCGACCTTCGCCTCCCGCCGGCGAATCCGCTCCAGCAGCGGGCTGCCCACCATCACCCTCATCGCCCTCACCTCTTCTGTTGTGACGTGTCGCCGCGAGGCGACTACCTCACCACCGGACCACTCACCTGAAGACAACCACCCACCTCATGACCGCTGGAGGCCGCACCTGCCCCCGAAACTCCACCGTCACCGAGGGCACCACCCGGCCATAGCCCGGTGAGTACCGGGACGAGACCAGCTCGGGCTCCAGCCCCCGCTCCAACACGAGCCACGCGAGCACCGCCCCCGGAGGCCCCAGCTCCACCGCGAAGTCCCCCAGCTCCAGCGGCTCCTCCGCCGCTCGCAGCGCGCGCCCGAGCACCTGCCCGTCCAACGTCACGCGCCGGGCCTGCTCGTCCGGGAGATGAAAACGCCCCACCACTTCGTGCCGCCCCGTCCCGATGAATCCATCCCGCCCCGCGAGCACCCGCTCGCGCCGGTCCAACCGGAACGTGCGCTCGATGCCCACGGGTGCCGGGAGCATGCGATAGCCGTCGTGCCGGACACGCAACCTGTCCACGCGCGGCCCGGGAAGGAAGGCCACCACGCGCGCCCGAGCCTCCTCCGGCAGTGCGAACAACCGAGCGGGGTCCAACGCGGCCTGCTCCGCGCCATCCACTTGCACGGTGTTGTGCGCCGCCGTGCCGCGAAACGCATTCCGCGTCGCGGGGTCTCTCGTGTACGAGCCCGTTCCAGGGTCCACGATGACGGGACGTCCTCCCAGGTGCAGCTCGAACGACAGCTTGTCGTTGTGGCTGTGACCGCCCACGCCGCGCTGGCCCTGCTTGCCAGCGCTCACCGTGACGACGGCCCCCGCGCCCCGCAGCACGTGGAAGCCTCCCTCCGGAAAGCTGATGGAGCGCTGCGGACGTCCCGGAGCCAGGCGCCGGTGACGCTCCACTCCCTGCTGCCCGAGGAGCCACACGGCCTCGTCCGGAAGCTCCCCGTCGCGCAGGCTCGAGTCTCCAAAGAGCGCCGCGCCCAGCCCCACGAGATAGCCCTGCTCCAGGTCTCCGCGCTCGCGAAGCGGGAACACGCGTCCGGAGTCATTGTCCCCCAGTTGCGGCGCGAGCCCCGTCTCGGAACACCACGCGCGCACCGCGTGGAACATGCGCTTCAGCCGCGCCTCATAGGCCAGGCCCAGCGGCACACCCATTCCTCGCGCCACGAGCAACGCCAGCGTGAACAACTCCACCGACAGCCGATGGTAGGGAATGGAGCCCTCGAAGGACGTGCCCTCGACATTCACCTGCGCGGCCATCTGCTGGGCAAGCCCCTCCACCGCGCGGGCCACCTGCCTCGAGGCCCCCGGCAGCTCCGGGAAGAGCAACCCCACCACGAGCAGCCCCACGTGGTTCGAGACGAGATGGTTGTTGGGCACCGCGCCCCGGTCCTCGAGATGTGCCTCCACCCAGGCCGTGTGGTCCACGAGCGAGCCGAGCACCGGCACGAGGAACTCCGCGCGCCGCACGGGCGCCGCGTCGGAGAACATGAGGAGCGCCTGCGCGAGATTGCTCGCCCGCAGCGCGACCTCCATGGGGCACGTCCAATGGACGCCCAGCCCCACGGGGTTGGCCTGGAGGAAGTCGAGCACCTGCATCACGAACGCGGTGACCAGCCGCGAGCGCTCCTCCGGAGACGGCTCCACCCAGTATCCCTGCCCCAGCGCCACCACGCTGTCGAGCCGCCCCATCACCCACGGGTACTTCGGGTCGTTGCCAATGGAATGGAGCTGCATCCTCGCCGCGGGCGTCAGGGGGTAGCGATGGCCGCTGAGCACATCGAGCGACCAGTCCACCGGACGCCCCTCGCCAAATGCGACGCGCGTCCCGAAGACGTTCCATTCCTGACGAAGCGCGGTCCTCGCCCGGACGTTGGCGCGCTCGCGGGCGCCAGGAATCGCCGCGAGCGCCTCCAGGACGGACGCGCGCTGGGACACATCACACCAGACGCGAGAGGTGCGGCTCCCGAAGACTCTCATCGCGAGCGCCTCTGCTCGCGAGACGCCCAGGGCTTGCAGCAGCCGCACCTGGTTCGTGGGCTCGCGGCGCCGGTAGCGCGCCTGTCGCGCCACCCCCTGCACTCGCCTCACCGCACTGAGGGCCAGGGCCCCTGGTGCCAGCCGGGCGATGGCCGCGTAGTAGTCGAGAGTCCCCATCTGTCCCTTCCGCCACCCGTCGCACTGGCCGTTAGCAAGGGGCCGGCCAAGGGGTCCTCGTGAGGAATTGAGAGGGGTTGAGAACGAATCCACCCCCTCGGGACGGCAAAAAAGTCAGGAGGTATGCGGAGGCAGTGGGTAAAGGATTGCCTTCCAGCGACCCTTTCTTTGCCCACCGTGGGCAGTGTTGCGCCCTGGCGAGGTCATGCCCATACCTCTGCGCGTGCATGCGGGTGCTTGGAGTGGGTGGGGCGTCGACATCGCGTTCGACGCGGGGATAGAGCAGGCGCTGGCCGCGGTCGCCGAGCGCGCGCTGCGCCGTGGCGCCCTCGCGGGCATGGAGCTTCTCCTGCTCGAGACACTTCGACTGACGAGTGCCTCTGGCGCGGCGCTCTTCGATGGAAACACGTGCGTCGCCAGGGCGGGCACGCATGCCGCGGGCTTCCCGTCGAGCACGGGACGCCGCCTGCGACTGTGGCCCGAGCGGACCGGTCATCAGGACAGCGCGCTGCTCGAGCGGTTGTCCGCTTTCGGTGGCGCGCTGCTCGCCGCCCACGCACGCGAGACCTCCGCCCAGGCGCGGCACGCACGGCTCCTGTCAGCGCGCCGGACCTTGGAGCAGGAGGTGGCCCGCTGGGAGGTGCGACGCTCGCTGGCGGCGCATGACCTGCGCACGCCGTTGATGGTTGTTCGGGGTTACGTCGACATGATGCTGAAGGGCCATGCGGGTCCCCTCTGCTCGACGATGCAGCGCTACCTGGACCGGATGGCGCGGGCCACGCAGGACCAGCGGGCCGTCATCGACCAACGTCTGGGCCGCAACCCCACCACCGACCTGAGTCCCCTGCTCCACAAGGTGCTCAGTCCCCATGCGAAGCAGTCGCCCCGCTGGGAGCTGACACTCGCCCTGCCCGACCGTCCCATGCGGGTGAGGGCGAGCGCCTCCCAGTTGGAGGCATGGGTGCGCGTCCTGGCGCGCGCCCTCGCGACGACGCGGGCCACCTCGGTGTGGCTCCTCGCGTCGCGCATCGATGCCACGCGGTGCTGGCAGCTCGAACTCCGGATGCAGGGGGGACACGCGCCCGCGGAGCGGCCGCTCGCGGTGGTGCGTGAACACACCCGGCGGCTCGGGGGGACGCTGCGCGCGCCCACGGAGGACGCGCGGCCCTGGGTCATCCAGCTTCCAGCGGAGGCGGGCGCCGAGGCGCCCTGAGCCAGGTCACGACGCGCGGGCGGGGAGCAGGTTCCGGACGAGCTCCAGCAGCTTGCCGCGCTCCACCTCGCGCTTGACGAGGTAGCCATCCGCGCCGGCCTCCAACCCCGCGGCCCGGTCCTCTGGACTGTCGAGCGAGGTGACGAGGATGACGGGCGTGGAGTGCAGCGTCGCGTGGGACTTGATGCGCCGGGCAAGCCCGACACCATCCAGGCGAGGCATCTGCCAATCGCTCACGACGAGCTGGCACGGCGTCCGCTCGAGGATGCCCCAGGCCTCCTCGCCGTCCGCCGCGGTCACCACGGGGAAGCCGGCGATTTCGAGCAGGGACTTCATCGCGAAGCGCGTGGTGAGCGAGTCGTCGCACACGAGGATGCGCGGACGGCGGGACTCCGTCGACGAGGAGCGAGTCTCCGGCCGCGCCGCGCGCACGAGCTCCGGCGCGTTGAGCACCGGCACCACGCGCCCGTCATCCAGCACCGCCGCGCCCGCCAGGTGCCGCACGCTCTGCAGATGCTTGCCGAGCGAGCGCACCACAATCTCCTGCTGCCCCACCACCTCGTCGATGGCGTACAGCACCTTGTCGCCGCCCACGACGACCAGCGCGGCCATCTGCACGCGCCCGGAGTCGATGGCCATGGGCAACCGGGGCAGGCCGATGGCCTCCGACAACGACAGGAAGGTGAGCTGCGAGCCATCCACGCGAGCCACCACGCGTCCGGCCACGGTGCCCACGTCCTCCGGCATCAAGCGCATCACGCGCTCCACGCTGTCGGAAGGAATGGCGGACACCGCCGTGCCCGTGCGCACCAGCAGCCCCAGCGCGGCCGCCAGCGTCAGCGGCAGGTCCACCGTGAAGCGCGTGCCCCGCCCCGCCCAGAAGTCCACGTCCACGGAGCCCTGGAGCCGCGCCGCGGTGGCCTGCACCACGTCCAGTCCCACGCCACGCCCGGAGGTGGCCGTCACCTGCTCGCGCGTGGAGAAGCCCGGCTGGAACACCAGGCGCGCGGCCTGGGTGTCGGAGAGCCGCGAGGCCGCCTCCTCCGTCAGCAGGCCCCGGCGCACCGCCGTGGCTCGCACGCGGTCCGGCGACAGGCCATAGCCATCGTCCTCCACCACCAGCGCGATGCGCGCACCACGAGGCTCCACGCGCACCGTCAAGCGCCCCGTCTCGAGCTTGCCCGCGGCACGCCGCTCCTCGGGAGTCTCCAGCCCATGGTCGATGGCGTTGCGGACCAGGTGCAGCAACGGGTCCTTCAGCGCGTCGAG is part of the Myxococcus landrumus genome and encodes:
- a CDS encoding alginate lyase family protein, with protein sequence MGTLDYYAAIARLAPGALALSAVRRVQGVARQARYRRREPTNQVRLLQALGVSRAEALAMRVFGSRTSRVWCDVSQRASVLEALAAIPGARERANVRARTALRQEWNVFGTRVAFGEGRPVDWSLDVLSGHRYPLTPAARMQLHSIGNDPKYPWVMGRLDSVVALGQGYWVEPSPEERSRLVTAFVMQVLDFLQANPVGLGVHWTCPMEVALRASNLAQALLMFSDAAPVRRAEFLVPVLGSLVDHTAWVEAHLEDRGAVPNNHLVSNHVGLLVVGLLFPELPGASRQVARAVEGLAQQMAAQVNVEGTSFEGSIPYHRLSVELFTLALLVARGMGVPLGLAYEARLKRMFHAVRAWCSETGLAPQLGDNDSGRVFPLRERGDLEQGYLVGLGAALFGDSSLRDGELPDEAVWLLGQQGVERHRRLAPGRPQRSISFPEGGFHVLRGAGAVVTVSAGKQGQRGVGGHSHNDKLSFELHLGGRPVIVDPGTGSYTRDPATRNAFRGTAAHNTVQVDGAEQAALDPARLFALPEEARARVVAFLPGPRVDRLRVRHDGYRMLPAPVGIERTFRLDRRERVLAGRDGFIGTGRHEVVGRFHLPDEQARRVTLDGQVLGRALRAAEEPLELGDFAVELGPPGAVLAWLVLERGLEPELVSSRYSPGYGRVVPSVTVEFRGQVRPPAVMRWVVVFR
- a CDS encoding HAMP domain-containing histidine kinase, giving the protein MPIPLRVHAGAWSGWGVDIAFDAGIEQALAAVAERALRRGALAGMELLLLETLRLTSASGAALFDGNTCVARAGTHAAGFPSSTGRRLRLWPERTGHQDSALLERLSAFGGALLAAHARETSAQARHARLLSARRTLEQEVARWEVRRSLAAHDLRTPLMVVRGYVDMMLKGHAGPLCSTMQRYLDRMARATQDQRAVIDQRLGRNPTTDLSPLLHKVLSPHAKQSPRWELTLALPDRPMRVRASASQLEAWVRVLARALATTRATSVWLLASRIDATRCWQLELRMQGGHAPAERPLAVVREHTRRLGGTLRAPTEDARPWVIQLPAEAGAEAP